One window from the genome of Bacillus sp. SM2101 encodes:
- a CDS encoding P-II family nitrogen regulator, which translates to MKKVEAIFRPEHFQDLRNKLETIGVNGLTVSEVAGCGKQKGQKGVFRGSKFEITLVPKIKVEMVVENEKVDEIINIIQSICRTNSVGDGKIFIIPIEDAVRIRTGETGKQAIL; encoded by the coding sequence TTGAAAAAAGTTGAAGCGATTTTTCGTCCTGAACACTTTCAGGATCTACGCAATAAATTAGAAACTATCGGTGTAAATGGGCTTACTGTTTCAGAGGTTGCTGGATGTGGTAAGCAAAAAGGTCAAAAAGGGGTATTTAGGGGAAGTAAATTTGAAATCACATTAGTACCAAAAATTAAAGTAGAAATGGTCGTTGAAAACGAAAAGGTAGACGAAATCATTAACATCATTCAATCGATATGTCGTACGAACAGTGTGGGAGATGGGAAAATTTTCATCATACCTATCGAAGATGCTGTTAGGATTCGTACAGGTGAAACTGGAAAGCAAGCAATACTATAA
- a CDS encoding S1 RNA-binding domain-containing protein, whose protein sequence is MNNVKAGNIVTLVVERESDFGFFLSDGETSILLHNSEITSDIQLQQEVEVFLYSDHQGRIAATTTLPSITSESYGWVKVVEVKQNLGAFIDIGIKKDILVSGDDLPLLENIWPEIGDQLYCSLKTDNRGRLLAKLATEEIIEEIMNTAPKELSNRNIKGTIYRSLKVGSFLLTDEGYRGFIHHSERKSEPRLGEHVEGRVIAVKDDGTVNVSLLSRSHESMNDDSLAIYKYMEDRGGAMPYSDKSSPEDIKQRFHMSKGAFKRALGKLMKDEKVYQEDGWTYFKK, encoded by the coding sequence ATGAACAACGTAAAAGCAGGCAACATTGTTACTCTTGTTGTAGAGAGAGAATCAGATTTTGGATTTTTTTTATCAGATGGTGAGACAAGCATTCTTCTTCATAATAGCGAAATAACTTCTGACATTCAGTTACAACAAGAAGTAGAAGTATTTTTGTATTCTGATCACCAGGGACGTATAGCAGCAACTACAACATTACCAAGTATTACATCTGAATCATACGGATGGGTAAAAGTTGTAGAAGTAAAGCAAAACCTCGGAGCATTTATAGATATTGGTATTAAAAAGGATATTCTCGTTTCAGGTGACGATTTACCACTGTTGGAAAATATTTGGCCAGAAATCGGCGATCAATTGTATTGTTCATTAAAAACTGATAATCGTGGACGATTACTTGCTAAACTCGCTACGGAAGAAATCATTGAGGAAATAATGAACACTGCTCCAAAGGAACTTTCCAACAGAAATATAAAAGGCACTATTTATCGTTCCTTAAAAGTCGGCTCATTTTTACTTACAGATGAAGGGTACCGAGGCTTTATTCATCATTCAGAGCGAAAGTCAGAACCAAGGTTAGGTGAACATGTCGAAGGTAGAGTCATTGCAGTTAAGGATGATGGAACAGTTAATGTATCATTATTATCTAGAAGCCACGAAAGCATGAATGATGATTCACTAGCTATTTATAAGTATATGGAAGACCGTGGAGGAGCAATGCCTTATTCAGATAAAAGTTCACCTGAAGATATAAAACAACGGTTTCACATGAGTAAAGGCGCATTTAAAAGAGCATTAGGTAAGTTAATGAAAGATGAAAAAGTGTATCAAGAGGATGGTTGGACTTATTTTAAAAAATAA
- a CDS encoding alpha-amylase family glycosyl hydrolase yields MKKRLLAFLFIPFILIQGVLVQAENNEAPTLEDETIYYVIVEKFFNGDVSNDQKVPNDGYGGDIKGVIQKLDYIEEMGFSTIMLSSIFNDDFSNDNENLTIKEYFGTKEDLIALVDEAHKRNMKIIVDVETTMEMPNNIAEAYISLQEETDIDGYHILNIGLYPSDFWKEFINDIKSSNQNLFLLADELTIESQLEHTYNGIGFDAIVSRSYYEEASSKFVTIDQPLDTINNVFNETNNNQEQSETTVKMIDSPQTDRITRKATALDQYPVTRIKQALVHLYTTPGAPVVLYGSEIALDGGNGIPNQLLMNFRTEKELSDYITKLSELRSTLPSLTYGDFEMLYEEDGMLVFKRTYKEETAIAVINNTSETKTVHLDTTTLEDEKELRGLLAGDLIRSDEQGYKVTIDREEAEIYVLAEKTGVNLPFMLMVFAVPALFLLFLFANKKVHNK; encoded by the coding sequence ATGAAAAAAAGGTTGCTCGCTTTCCTATTTATACCATTCATCCTTATACAAGGCGTATTAGTCCAAGCTGAAAATAATGAGGCTCCAACTTTGGAGGATGAAACGATCTATTATGTAATAGTGGAGAAATTCTTTAACGGTGATGTATCAAATGATCAAAAAGTTCCAAATGACGGTTACGGGGGTGACATAAAGGGCGTTATACAAAAACTCGATTATATTGAAGAAATGGGTTTTAGTACTATAATGTTATCATCCATTTTTAACGATGACTTTAGTAACGATAATGAAAATCTTACTATCAAAGAATACTTTGGAACGAAAGAGGATTTAATAGCGTTAGTAGACGAAGCTCATAAACGGAATATGAAGATAATTGTAGATGTTGAAACAACAATGGAAATGCCAAATAATATTGCGGAAGCTTACATATCTTTGCAAGAAGAAACAGATATTGATGGTTATCATATATTAAATATTGGCTTGTACCCTAGTGATTTCTGGAAGGAATTTATTAACGATATCAAATCAAGCAATCAAAATTTATTCTTGCTTGCAGATGAACTAACTATAGAATCTCAACTTGAACACACGTATAACGGTATAGGTTTTGACGCAATTGTAAGTCGTTCCTATTACGAAGAAGCTTCTAGCAAATTTGTAACAATTGATCAACCACTTGATACAATTAATAATGTATTTAACGAAACAAATAACAACCAGGAACAATCCGAAACGACAGTGAAAATGATCGATAGTCCTCAAACAGATAGAATTACAAGGAAAGCCACCGCACTGGATCAATATCCCGTTACAAGAATCAAACAAGCTTTGGTTCATTTGTATACAACACCTGGGGCGCCTGTTGTATTATATGGGTCTGAAATAGCATTAGATGGTGGTAATGGAATTCCTAATCAACTACTAATGAATTTTCGAACTGAGAAAGAATTATCTGATTATATAACTAAATTAAGTGAACTTAGAAGCACACTACCTTCATTAACCTATGGAGACTTTGAAATGTTATATGAGGAAGATGGCATGCTAGTCTTTAAGCGGACATATAAAGAAGAAACAGCTATTGCTGTCATCAACAATACCTCCGAAACAAAGACAGTACACTTAGATACAACTACGCTTGAAGATGAAAAAGAACTTAGAGGATTATTAGCTGGAGATTTAATTAGAAGTGATGAACAGGGATACAAGGTAACTATTGACCGGGAGGAAGCAGAAATTTATGTTCTTGCTGAGAAAACCGGTGTAAATTTACCATTTATGCTAATGGTCTTTGCTGTTCCAGCCTTGTTTTTACTATTTTTATTTGCAAATAAAAAGGTCCATAACAAATAA
- a CDS encoding YajQ family cyclic di-GMP-binding protein, whose product MAKESSFDIVSKVDFSEVTNAINIAMKEIQNRYDFKGSKSNISLEKEDLVLLSDDDFKLDQLKDVLVSKMVKRGIPIKNLDYSKVESASGGTVRQRAKLIQGIDKENAKKINAIIKQLGLKIKTQIQDDQVRVTGKNKDDLQKVITAIREADLTVDVQFINYR is encoded by the coding sequence ATGGCGAAGGAAAGCTCGTTCGATATTGTGTCTAAAGTGGATTTTTCGGAAGTAACAAATGCAATAAATATAGCTATGAAAGAAATTCAAAACCGTTATGATTTTAAAGGAAGTAAAAGTAACATCTCACTTGAAAAAGAAGATCTTGTGCTACTGTCTGACGATGATTTCAAGCTAGATCAGTTAAAGGATGTTTTAGTGAGTAAAATGGTTAAAAGGGGTATTCCGATAAAAAATTTAGACTATAGTAAAGTTGAAAGTGCTTCAGGTGGGACTGTTAGACAAAGAGCTAAGCTTATTCAGGGAATAGATAAAGAAAATGCTAAAAAAATTAACGCGATTATTAAACAACTAGGTTTGAAAATTAAAACCCAAATTCAAGATGATCAAGTGAGGGTTACTGGGAAGAATAAAGATGATTTGCAAAAGGTAATTACAGCCATTCGAGAGGCTGATTTAACAGTTGATGTACAATTTATAAATTACCGTTAA